The window CGCCCGGTTCATCTCCGTTCTCGAGCTCTACCGCCACGCCGCCCTGACGTTCGAGCAGCTCGAACCACTGGGCGAGCTGACGCTCCGCTGGAGCGCCGCACGCTGGTCGGAAGAGAACCTCGCCACCCTGGGAGCAGATTATGACCGATGAGACACGTGACGGCCCATCGGCCGGGGGAGCGAGCACCGGCTCGATCGCCCGTCGACTCGAGGCGATCCTGCTCGTGATCGAAGAGCCGCAGAGCCTCGTGAGCCTCGCGGCCGCCGTCAGTGCGCCGGTGGCGGCGGTGCGCCAAGCGATCGAGACGCTCGTCGACGACTACGACGGCCGGGGCGCCGGACCCCGTCGAGGCTTCGAACTGCGCGAGGTCGGTGGCGGGTGGCGGCTCTACGTGCGCGCCGAGCACGACGACCTCGTCTCGGAGTTCGTCAACACCCAGGCCCCGTCACGACTGTCGCAGGCGGCGCTCGAGACACTCGCTGTGATCGCGTACAAGCAGCCGGTGACCCGGGGCCAGGTCGCCGCGATCCGCGCCGTGAACGTCGACTCCGTCGTGCGAACGCTTCTCGCCCGCGGGCTCATCACGG is drawn from Microbacterium hatanonis and contains these coding sequences:
- the scpB gene encoding SMC-Scp complex subunit ScpB; translated protein: MTDETRDGPSAGGASTGSIARRLEAILLVIEEPQSLVSLAAAVSAPVAAVRQAIETLVDDYDGRGAGPRRGFELREVGGGWRLYVRAEHDDLVSEFVNTQAPSRLSQAALETLAVIAYKQPVTRGQVAAIRAVNVDSVVRTLLARGLITEAFADPETGAIHYGTTDALLVNLGINSLDELPRIAPLLDDGSAGFDAEVVR